The window GCAAGGCACCTTTCAGTCAAAAGAGCTTTGTTTCCAAAAATACAAACGGATAGAGGCCTTGATGTTTATTCTCCCTTCTATGTGAAGGATGCGTACGCTATCGAAACAGGATATATTGTCTATCGAGAAGATCAAAATGGAAAAACGTTTGAAAACAAGGTTGGAAAAAATCCTTACTTTGTATTAGCTTTATCGACGGCAGGAAAAAACCAAACAGACTTAGTGATTCCAACTGATGAGGCGGCTAAATTTCTCAGCCACCCGGAATCCAGAAAAAACATCACACGTTGCAGAGTTTTGATTTTAGTTTCTCAGTAAGAGACAAAAACATTTTTTCCGCTTTTCCATACTCACCATTGAATAGATAAGCAAAACCCATATCTTCTAAATCTTTGTGATTCAGGGTTGTTGATTTTTTCTCTAAGTCTACAATGTTTTTGTAAACAGAATCATACATTTTTCTTTTTTCTTCGAAACTAGGAAGGTTTAATTTATTTGGAATGTTTTCAAAGATAAGATTCGCTTCTTTATGGCGGTCCAAAAAGAGTAATGCCATCCCTACCAATTTGTGGATATCAGAATCATTTAACAATTTCATATGATCACGAAACAATTTGATCACTTCATCATATCGTTTAAGATAATAATTGCAGATTAATTCTTCCTTGGTAAACGATAGATCATTCCATTGTTTTTTATATCGAGTGATGATGTTTTTTGCATCCTCATATGCTTCCGCTCGAAAATAGATTTTGATTGCTGTTTGGATGATGGAAAAACAGAGAGGGTTGGCTTGCGTTTGGAAGTACAAACTAAGATTTTTTGTAGCCTCTCCACTTTTGCCTAATTCAAAATTTTGAATGGCATCAACGAGGGGAGCCAGGTTCGAGATTCCTTTCGGAGCAGACGTTGTGACACGACCTGTGAGTTCATAAAGCGCTAAATAGGCTAAATGTTGTACATAAAAATTGTCGAGGTTTCGTTTTGCTAAAACCACAACATCTTCATTGGATCCTACCTCATATAAATCCCAAGCTTCTTTTTCTACAGATGTGTTTAAAACTTGGGTTGCTTGTTGTGCCATAAGGTACCTCTCTTTCTTTAAAAAGATCGGTCTTATGGTTTGTTTTCCTCGAAAAAAAATTATGGTGTCAAACGGTAAATCATCCTTGGAAAAGGAATACACTCCCGAATATGAGGCAATCCACAGATCCAGGCGATCACACGTTCCAGACCCATTCCAAATCCCGCATGAGGTACAGAACCATACTTTCTTAGGTCCAGATACCAGGCATAATCTTCTGGCGGAAGGCCTTCTTCTTGTAAACGTTCTACAATTTTTTCATAGGATTCTTCCCTTTCCGAACCACCAATGATTTCGCCGATCCCATCTGGAGCTATCAAATCAGCTGACAAAACGGTCCTTGGGTCACCTGGATTTTGTTTCATATAAAAGGCTTTGATGGCACGAGGGAAATTTTGAATGAAGATGGCTGTTCCGAAATGAGTGGTGAGGATTTGTTCTCGTTCTGCATTGATGTCTTCACCCCATTCGATACTTTCCCCTGCTTCTTTTAGGATTTGAATGGCAGTTTCGTATTCCACTCGTGGAAACGGTTTGTTTAGGTAAGAAAGCAGAGTTTCCGGGTTTCGTTCTAAGGTTTTTAAGTCCTCTATCGTTCGTTCGACCGTGACTGTCAGAACAGATTTCACGAATCGCTCCTGTAGGTCTAAATTTCCCTCTTGTCCCAAAAATGCAGTTTCTGCTTCTAACATCCAAAATTCCGTTAGGTGTCGTTTGGTTTTACTTTTTTCGGCTCGAAACGTCGGTCCAAAACAATATACCTTGGAATGGGCAAAGGCAGCTGTCTCCAAATAAAGTTGCCCTGTCTGGGCCAGGTACGCTTGGCCCAAATCGAAGTATTCAGTGGAAAATAAAGTCCCAGCCGATTCTCCAATCGAGCCTGTAAGGATGGGGGTATCTATGAGTGTGTAACCTTCGTTACGGAAGAACTCCCTGATGGCAAAGGACAACTCAGAGCGTACCCTTTGGATGGCAAGTTGGCGTTTGGATCGTAACCACAAATGCCTATGGTTGTGTAAAAAATCAGGCCCGTGGTCTTTTGGTGTGATGGGGTAATCAGATGAGGCACCAACGATATGGAAGGATTCCAAAACCAATTCCTCACCGCCAGGAGCCTTTGCATTTTCTTGCCATTTCCCTGTAACCGTAATCGAAGTTTCTTGGGGCAATGATTTGATTTGTTTGAAGAGATCCTCTCCTAAGGACTCTTTTTCGCAGACAACTTGTAAGATTTTTCCATTGGTACGAAGTTGCAAAAATTGGACATGGTTATTGCCGCGAAGGCCTTGCACCCAACCTTTTAATGGTTGGGTATTGTTTGAGAGGGACGGACGGGTCTCTTTTGGTTCTAAACTTGGAATCATAGATGGTTTTTTCTGTTTGCCAGTTCAATTTTCTCTGAAATTTTGAACTTACAGAATGAAATCTAGCATCCTATTAGACGGTAAAGCGATTTCCGAAAAAATCCGAAATCGAATCCAAGAAACATTAGCAAAAGCAAAAGCCGAAGGTAAGGGAATTCCCACTTTGGCAACCATCCTTGTTGGGAATAACCCTGCATCGGAAACCTATGTGAACATGAAGGTAAAAGCCTGTGAAAAAGTGGGTATGCATTCGCGTTACATACGTTTGAAGGAAGAAACCACTACCGAAGAACTCTTAGGCGAAATTCGAAAACTCAATTTAGATCCGAGTATCAATGGAATCTTATTACAACATCCAGTCCCTCACCAAATCGATGAACGTAAGGCCTTTGATGAAATCGCATTAGAAAAAGATGTGGATGGGGTGACAACTATTTCATTTGGAAAATTGTCCATGAATAGCGAAGCCTATTATCCGTGCACTCCGTACGGTATGGTTCTACTCTTACAAGAATATGGAATCGATGTGACAGGAAAACATGCAGTGGTTGTGGGAAGGTCTCCTATCCTTGGAAAACCAATGGCCATCATGTTGACCAATTTGAATGCTACTGTGACACTTTGCCATTCGAAAACAGAAGATTTACCATCACTTGTCAAACAAGCCGATATCATTGTTGGTGCTGTTGGGAAACCGGAATTCATCAAAGCTGAATGGATGAAAGAGGGAGTCGTGATTTTGGATGCTGGGTACAATGTGGGCAATGTCGGAGATATTGAAGTTTCTAAGGCCAAAGATAAATCCTCTTATTATACTCCAGTACCTGGTGGTGTGGGACCGATGACCATTTCTGTTTTACTCTTACAAACGATGTATAGTTTTTTAGGTCAATTTTCGCCTAAGTTGGAGTCTCATGTCGCAAATCGTTAGTTTTGACGAATGTTTTCAAACCGTTCCAAAATTGGATCCTCCAAGTGATTTAGATAGTTTTTGGAAATCTGGAATCGGTGAACTGAAAAAAGTTCCTATCAAAGCCACATATAAAACAGTGCTGAAGGGTTCCTTTATTTGGGAATCTCTAAATGATATCAGTTTTCAAAGTATCGACAATCATGTGTTACATGGTAAACTGGCGATTCCAAGAAAACGTGGAGATCGCCCAGTAGTTGTGTATTTTCATGATTATCTTGCCATCCCTGAGGAAATCCAAAAAGGATATTCTGATTTGGGTGTGGCGCAACTTCACATCACCTTACGTGGACATGGCGATGAAATGGTACAGATGCCGGTGGACCCAACAACTGGCAAATCCCCGATAGGATGGACACCGAATTATTTTGCTCATGGACTGGACCAAAAAGAAGAGTTTTATATGCGAAAACTTTATTTGGATGTCATTAGGACCATTGAATTTTTAAGACTTTCGGATGGGATCGATGGAGACCAAATCATCCTTCATGGTAAGTCCATCGGATCTGCATTGGCTGTTTTTGGTGCAGCATATTCTGATCGAATTAAAGGTTTAATCCTCGAGACACCTTCTTTTTGTTACATTGATAAAGAACAAATGTCTTTAAAAGGAAATCCATGGGTAAGAGAACTCACGCCATTTTTTGAAAAAAGAGCAACGAAAAAAATCGATTATAAAAAAGAGTTAGCTTATTTTGATGCAATGAACTTTGCCAAAAAGATTAAAATCCCTGCCCTATTTTCATGTGGTATGGAAGACCAAATTTCGCATCCCAAGTCTACCTTCGCATTATTCAATCATATGAATTGTGATAAACGAATGCAAATTTATCCAACGGAAGGAAATGAAGCAGGCAAAGAAAAACAACCACAAGCCAACCTTGAGTTTGTAAAAGAAATTTTTGGATTATGACAACAATTCCCTTCTTCTTTCAAAATACCAAGTCTGGAAAAAAAGAGCCCTTCCAACCAAAAGATCCAAATTCTGTTACGATTTATTCATGTGGACCAACTGTTTATAATTTTGCTCATATCGGAAACATTCGATCATTTTTGTTTGTCGATGTGCTGAGACGTGCTTTATTACTAGGTGGGTATAAACTGAACCAATCGATGAATATCACTGACATCGATGATAAAATCATAAAAGAATCCATCAAACAAAACGTCAGTGTAGAAGAGTTTACAAAACCTTGGACAGATGCTTTTTTTAAAGATTTGGAAACCTTACAAGTTCAGAAATTAGAACATTATCCCAAAGCAACTGAGTCCATTGATGATATGGTTACTCTAGTAGAAACATTACAGTCAAATGGACTGGCCTATGAAAGAGACGGGAATGTCTATTTTTCGATCCAAAAATTCAATCAGTATGGTGAATTATCCAAGATTGATGTCTCAGGAATGAAATCGGGTGTCCGTTATGATGCGGATGAATATGAAAAGGATGATGTAAGGGATTTTGTTTTATGGAAGAACCAAAAAACAAAAGAAGAAAAATGTTGGCATACACGAATTGGAATGGGAA of the Leptospira biflexa serovar Patoc strain 'Patoc 1 (Paris)' genome contains:
- the asnS gene encoding asparagine--tRNA ligase produces the protein MIPSLEPKETRPSLSNNTQPLKGWVQGLRGNNHVQFLQLRTNGKILQVVCEKESLGEDLFKQIKSLPQETSITVTGKWQENAKAPGGEELVLESFHIVGASSDYPITPKDHGPDFLHNHRHLWLRSKRQLAIQRVRSELSFAIREFFRNEGYTLIDTPILTGSIGESAGTLFSTEYFDLGQAYLAQTGQLYLETAAFAHSKVYCFGPTFRAEKSKTKRHLTEFWMLEAETAFLGQEGNLDLQERFVKSVLTVTVERTIEDLKTLERNPETLLSYLNKPFPRVEYETAIQILKEAGESIEWGEDINAEREQILTTHFGTAIFIQNFPRAIKAFYMKQNPGDPRTVLSADLIAPDGIGEIIGGSEREESYEKIVERLQEEGLPPEDYAWYLDLRKYGSVPHAGFGMGLERVIAWICGLPHIRECIPFPRMIYRLTP
- the folD gene encoding bifunctional methylenetetrahydrofolate dehydrogenase/methenyltetrahydrofolate cyclohydrolase FolD, whose translation is MKSSILLDGKAISEKIRNRIQETLAKAKAEGKGIPTLATILVGNNPASETYVNMKVKACEKVGMHSRYIRLKEETTTEELLGEIRKLNLDPSINGILLQHPVPHQIDERKAFDEIALEKDVDGVTTISFGKLSMNSEAYYPCTPYGMVLLLQEYGIDVTGKHAVVVGRSPILGKPMAIMLTNLNATVTLCHSKTEDLPSLVKQADIIVGAVGKPEFIKAEWMKEGVVILDAGYNVGNVGDIEVSKAKDKSSYYTPVPGGVGPMTISVLLLQTMYSFLGQFSPKLESHVANR
- a CDS encoding acetylxylan esterase — protein: MSQIVSFDECFQTVPKLDPPSDLDSFWKSGIGELKKVPIKATYKTVLKGSFIWESLNDISFQSIDNHVLHGKLAIPRKRGDRPVVVYFHDYLAIPEEIQKGYSDLGVAQLHITLRGHGDEMVQMPVDPTTGKSPIGWTPNYFAHGLDQKEEFYMRKLYLDVIRTIEFLRLSDGIDGDQIILHGKSIGSALAVFGAAYSDRIKGLILETPSFCYIDKEQMSLKGNPWVRELTPFFEKRATKKIDYKKELAYFDAMNFAKKIKIPALFSCGMEDQISHPKSTFALFNHMNCDKRMQIYPTEGNEAGKEKQPQANLEFVKEIFGL